A stretch of Anaeromyxobacter dehalogenans 2CP-1 DNA encodes these proteins:
- a CDS encoding tetratricopeptide repeat protein — protein MTRALALGAVVVALAAGPARAADPRPQPKEADLGQKRQVAPDASLGGSLQAAKKVAEPGGPKLDFETFRKKVEVDISAKRREEIASLQQLIQLGGGSATETPQWYFRLAELLWEESQYFFFEANRRDDCIIEIGTSNPGEVGRLQEEKKGLDQQSRRLQEQAVALYKAIISRYPSYPRLDEVLYFLGENLSRRDRNDPDALKAYRALIQKFPSSRYVPDAWMAFGEYYFERANKNDRNGNLRKALESYRKAAEYQESSVYGYALYKQGWVHYNLGNWSEALELFRGVIFFGEMPTSTVPADRKLALVKEARKDYVRTYSHVGSAEGAWDDFRRVGGQTGWWDMLKSLAGLYFDEGKDRDAVLVYHRMIQEKPLSVEAPFFQSRIVTCAGRMGRKDAAVAQAHVFVRMLRDIEASAEGKDPKNAKVLKDARRDAESTLRILAVQYHNEWKKTRDDPVAGYAAAVYKDYLDVFPGEAPAYEMRFFHAELLYALADFEAAGAEYERVALADVQALKAKPQAGQPAPKPGKFFKDALENAVFAYDLVAKKLDETEKRQPSDPKKKLAMAPQRQKLAEACQRYLEYQPRGEKWVEVAYKLANLHYRHNAFGEASDLFTRIALDHPQHELAGYSANLVLDAYNLLGDWRNVNGWAKRFYDNRALIAAHPQLKDDLSRVIEQSAFKVIEEKEKAQDFVGAAEQYLAFARDWPTSRLAPTAYYNASVDYVRAHRLDRAMEIREQFLQRYPTHTLAPKSLYDNAEAYEAVADFGRAADHYERYFQAWRAASRREPPPAAKGKARGGKAAAAVAEAPAGPPAVYEEKKANDAIVNAAVFRAGLREWAKAEAATRAYLDTWPNGPDARRMFRSLADLYGKQGQASRELRQLEEFQLKYARDPEDWMDAQQRIAAIQEKSGNGAAAQRTYQAGYAYWRRNRDKVKERGLGLVAQAMYLELEDDFGKYDKITLDVAPNYLKAQLQVKGRKLKQLEDAYGEVVKLKQAGPAICALYKIGLGYERFARALHAAPIPREIRGNKAFVEEYRAQLTQASEPLERKAVEGFELAANASRDYGVVNACARDASAMLAKAKPDQAGAASAEVVPSVPAPPIAEAPKGYGILAEIQPVQARPAAGAPRAPEAPLPVLRLQPAGARSAAAEPGDPRPGRAAAEPADARPGRADAEPQLPRRKKGGDEDEDLLP, from the coding sequence ATGACCCGTGCTCTCGCCCTCGGCGCCGTGGTGGTGGCGCTCGCGGCCGGTCCCGCGCGCGCCGCGGATCCGCGCCCGCAGCCCAAGGAGGCGGACCTCGGCCAGAAGCGCCAGGTCGCGCCCGACGCGTCGCTGGGCGGGAGCCTCCAGGCCGCGAAGAAGGTCGCCGAGCCGGGCGGCCCGAAGCTGGACTTCGAGACGTTCCGCAAGAAGGTCGAGGTGGACATCTCGGCCAAGCGCCGCGAGGAGATCGCCAGCCTCCAGCAGCTCATCCAGCTCGGCGGCGGCTCGGCCACCGAGACGCCGCAGTGGTACTTCCGGCTGGCCGAGCTGCTCTGGGAGGAGTCGCAGTACTTCTTCTTCGAGGCGAACCGCCGCGACGACTGCATCATCGAGATCGGCACGTCGAACCCGGGCGAGGTGGGCCGGCTCCAGGAGGAGAAGAAGGGGCTCGACCAGCAGTCGCGGCGCCTGCAGGAGCAGGCGGTGGCGCTCTACAAGGCCATCATCTCGCGCTACCCGAGCTACCCGCGCCTCGACGAGGTGCTCTACTTCCTGGGCGAGAACCTCTCCCGCCGCGACCGCAACGACCCCGACGCGCTGAAGGCGTACCGCGCGCTCATCCAGAAGTTCCCGAGCTCGCGCTACGTGCCCGACGCGTGGATGGCGTTCGGCGAGTACTACTTCGAGCGGGCCAACAAGAACGACCGCAACGGCAACCTGCGCAAGGCGCTCGAATCCTACCGCAAGGCCGCCGAGTACCAGGAGAGCTCGGTCTACGGCTACGCGCTCTACAAGCAGGGCTGGGTCCACTACAACCTCGGCAACTGGAGCGAGGCGCTGGAGCTGTTCCGCGGGGTGATCTTCTTCGGCGAGATGCCCACGAGCACGGTGCCCGCCGACCGCAAGCTCGCGCTGGTGAAGGAGGCGCGGAAGGACTACGTCCGCACCTACAGCCACGTCGGCTCGGCCGAGGGCGCCTGGGACGACTTCCGGCGCGTCGGCGGCCAGACCGGCTGGTGGGACATGCTGAAGTCCCTGGCCGGCCTGTACTTCGACGAGGGCAAGGATCGCGACGCGGTGCTGGTCTACCACCGCATGATCCAGGAGAAGCCGCTCTCGGTGGAGGCGCCGTTCTTCCAGTCGCGCATCGTCACCTGCGCAGGCCGCATGGGGCGCAAGGACGCCGCGGTGGCCCAGGCGCACGTCTTCGTGCGGATGCTCCGCGACATCGAGGCGTCGGCCGAGGGCAAGGACCCGAAGAACGCGAAGGTGCTGAAGGACGCGCGGCGCGACGCCGAGTCCACGCTGCGCATCCTCGCGGTGCAGTACCACAACGAGTGGAAGAAGACGCGCGACGACCCGGTCGCCGGCTACGCCGCCGCCGTCTACAAGGATTACCTCGACGTCTTCCCGGGCGAGGCGCCCGCCTACGAGATGCGGTTCTTCCACGCCGAGCTGCTCTACGCGCTCGCCGACTTCGAGGCCGCCGGCGCGGAGTACGAGCGCGTGGCGCTCGCCGACGTCCAGGCGCTCAAGGCGAAGCCGCAGGCCGGGCAGCCGGCGCCGAAGCCGGGCAAGTTCTTCAAGGACGCGCTCGAGAACGCGGTGTTCGCCTACGACCTCGTCGCGAAGAAGCTCGACGAGACCGAGAAGCGCCAGCCCTCGGACCCGAAGAAGAAGCTCGCGATGGCGCCGCAGCGGCAGAAGCTGGCCGAGGCGTGCCAGCGCTACCTCGAGTACCAGCCCCGCGGCGAGAAGTGGGTGGAGGTCGCCTACAAGCTCGCGAACCTGCACTACCGCCACAACGCGTTCGGCGAGGCGAGCGACCTGTTCACGCGCATCGCGCTCGACCACCCGCAGCACGAGCTGGCCGGCTACTCCGCGAACCTGGTGCTGGACGCGTACAACCTGCTCGGCGACTGGCGCAACGTGAACGGCTGGGCGAAGCGGTTCTACGACAACCGCGCGCTCATCGCCGCCCACCCGCAGCTCAAGGACGACCTCTCCCGCGTCATCGAGCAGAGCGCGTTCAAGGTGATCGAGGAGAAGGAGAAGGCCCAGGACTTCGTGGGCGCGGCCGAGCAGTACCTCGCGTTCGCGCGCGACTGGCCCACCTCCCGCCTCGCCCCCACCGCCTACTATAACGCGTCGGTGGACTACGTCCGGGCCCACCGGCTCGACCGCGCCATGGAGATCCGCGAGCAGTTCCTGCAGCGGTACCCGACGCACACGCTCGCGCCGAAGTCGCTCTACGACAACGCCGAGGCGTACGAGGCGGTGGCGGACTTCGGGCGCGCCGCGGACCACTACGAGCGGTACTTCCAGGCCTGGCGCGCCGCCAGCCGGCGCGAGCCGCCGCCCGCCGCGAAGGGCAAGGCCAGGGGCGGCAAGGCCGCCGCCGCCGTCGCCGAGGCGCCGGCCGGGCCGCCCGCGGTGTACGAGGAGAAGAAGGCGAACGACGCCATCGTGAACGCGGCGGTGTTCCGCGCCGGCCTGCGGGAGTGGGCCAAGGCCGAGGCCGCCACCCGGGCGTACCTCGACACCTGGCCGAACGGCCCCGACGCGCGGCGGATGTTCCGCTCGCTCGCCGACCTCTACGGCAAGCAGGGCCAGGCCAGCCGCGAGCTGCGCCAGCTCGAGGAGTTCCAGCTGAAGTACGCGCGCGACCCGGAGGACTGGATGGACGCGCAGCAGCGCATCGCCGCGATCCAGGAGAAGTCCGGCAACGGCGCCGCCGCGCAGCGCACCTACCAGGCCGGCTACGCCTACTGGCGGCGGAACCGGGACAAGGTGAAGGAGCGCGGCCTCGGGCTGGTGGCGCAGGCGATGTACCTCGAGCTCGAGGACGACTTCGGCAAGTACGACAAGATCACGCTCGACGTGGCGCCGAACTACCTGAAGGCGCAGCTGCAGGTGAAGGGGCGCAAGCTGAAGCAGCTCGAGGACGCCTACGGGGAGGTGGTGAAGCTGAAGCAGGCCGGCCCCGCCATCTGCGCGCTGTACAAGATCGGCCTCGGGTACGAGCGCTTCGCCCGCGCGCTCCACGCCGCGCCCATCCCCCGCGAGATCCGCGGCAACAAGGCGTTCGTGGAGGAGTACCGGGCCCAGCTCACGCAGGCGTCCGAGCCGCTCGAGCGCAAGGCGGTGGAGGGCTTCGAGCTCGCGGCGAACGCGTCGCGCGACTACGGCGTGGTGAACGCGTGCGCCCGCGACGCCTCGGCCATGCTCGCGAAGGCGAAGCCGGATCAGGCCGGCGCGGCCTCGGCCGAGGTCGTCCCGTCGGTCCCCGCGCCGCCCATCGCCGAGGCGCCGAAGGGCTACGGGATCCTGGCCGAGATCCAGCCGGTGCAGGCCCGCCCCGCCGCCGGCGCGCCGCGCGCCCCCGAGGCGCCGCTGCCGGTGCTCCGCCTCCAGCCGGCCGGCGCCCGCAGCGCCGCGGCCGAGCCCGGCGATCCGCGCCCCGGCCGCGCGGCCGCCGAGCCCGCCGACGCGCGCCCCGGCCGCGCCGACGCCGAGCCGCAGCTCCCCCGCCGCAAGAAGGGCGGCGACGAGGACGAGGACCTCCTGCCGTGA
- a CDS encoding outer membrane beta-barrel domain-containing protein, with product MRTDDLPPPKPATPPPSEGAAKAEPAPVLPFSEKDVALGDKVKAVQRKGFMKRGRFEIAPMFSATVNDAFYQKLGVGLRLAYSVHDSFAIAVRGACYREDWGCGTSLRTDNVREGKLAFQSQLLTSDLYGQAMLAGVWSPIYGKAAFLNQSIIHFDLFLTAGFGAVWTATSVAPRNEGPHLATDLGGGVRFYPREWMAFELGMLATLYPDQPVASVPSTLQKVFTANVGFSFFFPTTFEYVHP from the coding sequence GTGCGCACGGATGACCTTCCACCGCCCAAGCCGGCCACGCCACCGCCCAGCGAGGGCGCGGCGAAGGCCGAGCCGGCGCCGGTGCTGCCCTTCTCCGAGAAGGACGTGGCGCTCGGCGACAAGGTGAAGGCCGTCCAGCGCAAGGGGTTCATGAAGCGCGGGCGCTTCGAGATCGCGCCGATGTTCTCGGCCACGGTGAACGACGCGTTCTACCAGAAGCTCGGCGTCGGCCTGCGGCTCGCGTACAGCGTGCACGACTCCTTCGCCATCGCGGTGCGCGGCGCCTGTTACCGCGAGGACTGGGGCTGCGGCACCTCGCTCCGCACCGACAACGTGCGCGAGGGCAAGCTCGCCTTCCAGAGCCAGCTGCTCACCTCCGATCTGTACGGGCAGGCGATGCTGGCCGGGGTGTGGTCGCCGATCTACGGCAAGGCGGCCTTCCTCAACCAGAGCATCATCCACTTCGACCTGTTCCTCACCGCCGGCTTCGGCGCGGTGTGGACGGCGACCAGCGTCGCGCCGCGCAACGAGGGGCCGCACCTGGCCACCGACCTCGGCGGCGGCGTCCGCTTCTACCCGCGGGAGTGGATGGCGTTCGAGCTCGGCATGCTCGCGACGCTCTACCCCGATCAGCCCGTCGCCTCGGTCCCGAGCACGCTCCAGAAGGTGTTCACCGCGAACGTGGGCTTCTCGTTCTTCTTCCCGACGACGTTCGAGTACGTCCACCCATGA
- the gltE gene encoding adventurous gliding motility TPR repeat lipoprotein GltE, protein MTNARTASLLLLLAAAGCAGSRANAPAPASGARPAGLPADAAEALSARAQRLYAEAVQAQEDQRRLKVPTDWAVLERKWRAVLDAGEVAEARHNLGVALEAQGRVDEARAEYQKALAAKPGLRQSAVNLGVLLEKQGDLAGAQSIYAAVVRDFPEDARARERLAAMYRNAGQLDEAWRLAREALLRDSRSVGAYVVMARVSLQRGNLDVAQLILLRAQKLAPSEPELPFLAGEVLAKQGDVEAAAAQWRKALTLDDGYLPARRALLDAAVKGRRWPVVAEHAQAMVHADPKNAPAWLALGVAKRHQDKPDEALAAYAKAQEASGDALPEVHLARGVLFMRVKNECEPALEELRAYGRMVGPVASADSPALKLQRECEQIVAENKRAQEAAKEMQRDAERKAAEAAARKAAAAAPAVAPAAAGAGAGKSEPGEPGTGAGGGAAPTSPPNPSR, encoded by the coding sequence GTGACCAACGCGCGCACCGCCTCCTTGCTGCTCCTGCTCGCCGCCGCCGGCTGCGCCGGCTCGCGCGCGAACGCCCCGGCGCCGGCGTCCGGCGCCCGCCCCGCGGGGCTCCCCGCCGACGCGGCCGAGGCGCTCTCGGCGCGCGCGCAGCGGCTCTACGCCGAGGCCGTCCAGGCTCAGGAGGACCAGCGCCGGCTCAAGGTGCCCACCGACTGGGCGGTCCTCGAGCGCAAGTGGCGCGCGGTGCTCGACGCGGGCGAGGTCGCCGAGGCGCGGCACAACCTGGGCGTCGCGCTCGAGGCGCAGGGGCGCGTGGACGAGGCGCGGGCGGAGTACCAGAAGGCCCTCGCGGCGAAGCCCGGCCTGCGCCAGTCGGCGGTGAACCTGGGCGTGCTGCTCGAGAAGCAGGGCGACCTGGCCGGCGCGCAGTCGATCTACGCGGCGGTGGTGCGCGACTTCCCCGAGGACGCCCGCGCGCGCGAGCGGCTCGCCGCGATGTACCGCAACGCCGGCCAGCTCGACGAGGCCTGGCGGCTGGCCCGCGAGGCCCTGCTGCGCGACTCGCGCTCGGTGGGCGCGTACGTGGTGATGGCGCGGGTCTCGCTGCAGCGCGGCAACCTGGACGTCGCGCAGCTCATCCTGCTGCGCGCGCAGAAGCTCGCGCCCTCCGAGCCGGAGCTGCCCTTCCTCGCCGGCGAAGTGCTCGCGAAGCAGGGCGACGTCGAGGCGGCGGCCGCGCAGTGGCGCAAGGCGCTCACCCTGGACGACGGGTACCTGCCGGCGCGCCGCGCGCTGCTCGACGCCGCCGTGAAGGGCCGCCGCTGGCCGGTGGTCGCGGAGCACGCGCAGGCCATGGTGCACGCGGATCCCAAGAACGCGCCGGCGTGGCTGGCGCTGGGCGTCGCGAAGCGCCACCAGGACAAGCCCGACGAGGCGCTCGCCGCGTACGCGAAGGCGCAGGAGGCGTCCGGCGACGCGCTGCCGGAGGTGCACCTCGCCCGCGGCGTCCTGTTCATGCGCGTGAAGAACGAGTGCGAGCCGGCGCTCGAGGAGCTCCGCGCCTACGGCCGGATGGTGGGGCCGGTGGCGTCCGCCGACTCGCCGGCGCTCAAGCTCCAGCGGGAGTGCGAGCAGATCGTGGCCGAGAACAAGCGGGCGCAGGAGGCCGCGAAGGAGATGCAGCGGGACGCGGAGCGCAAGGCGGCGGAGGCCGCCGCGCGCAAGGCCGCGGCGGCCGCGCCCGCCGTCGCGCCTGCCGCCGCCGGGGCAGGGGCGGGGAAGAGCGAGCCGGGGGAGCCGGGTACCGGTGCGGGCGGAGGTGCCGCGCCCACATCGCCCCCGAACCCGTCACGGTGA
- the gltC gene encoding adventurous gliding motility protein GltC yields MARATSKILLAVAALAAAPAAEAQLGIDLTAPDKKPAPPAAQKRDESLSLPALELGKAAPAAEAKARLDAAKRLLDEKATETAALAFDQILREPALAAAHDEARYQLGKSLARMGLLHSALATFDEILAKGPSGSRFYGSSMEWLFYAGNKLKNEQPLLSRVAKHARDSFPPGFEDRFHFLLAKYEFERGRALADAGRADEARGAWGEARRLVSLVREQAGAAAPKGDAPPNEQGDVYAKARFVDGLVLYASGDDVGASEQFKQVVRLTNPKRGRAADPQLRELAFLQLARIHYQNRQNRYAIFYYGKMPWGGESWLEGLWEASYAHYRIGDYEKTLGNLLTLQSPYFKDEYFPESYVLKSIVYYENCRYPEARRVLETFAGLYQPVYDELVKTTAAQRPPAAYYDLLDAGVRAGALPRRIMKLAFTDQNVRQLAQSVTEVEDEMDRGIGGRRSEFRQSALAKRLGDQLRAEKVALVEEAGARTRAKLEWERDQLRSLLAQALRIKIEVSRKEREALEGSLARGSQVEVVKDLKYSSAVSDEHLYWPYEGEFWRDELGTYSYTLTRGCKDRLSRPGTASK; encoded by the coding sequence ATGGCGCGCGCCACCTCCAAGATCCTCCTCGCCGTCGCCGCCCTCGCCGCCGCTCCCGCGGCCGAGGCGCAGCTCGGCATCGATCTCACCGCGCCGGACAAGAAGCCGGCCCCTCCCGCCGCGCAGAAGCGCGACGAGTCGCTCTCGCTCCCCGCGCTCGAGCTCGGCAAGGCCGCGCCCGCCGCCGAGGCGAAGGCGCGGCTCGACGCGGCCAAGCGGCTCCTCGACGAGAAGGCCACCGAGACGGCGGCCCTCGCGTTCGACCAGATCCTGCGCGAGCCGGCGCTGGCCGCCGCGCACGACGAGGCGCGCTACCAGCTCGGCAAGTCGCTCGCGCGCATGGGCCTGCTCCACTCGGCGCTCGCCACCTTCGACGAGATCCTGGCGAAGGGCCCGAGCGGCTCGCGCTTCTACGGCTCCTCGATGGAGTGGCTGTTCTACGCGGGCAACAAGCTCAAGAACGAGCAGCCGCTGCTCTCCCGCGTGGCGAAGCACGCCCGCGACTCGTTCCCGCCCGGCTTCGAGGACCGCTTCCACTTCCTCCTCGCCAAGTACGAGTTCGAGCGCGGCCGCGCGCTCGCCGACGCCGGGCGCGCCGACGAGGCGCGCGGCGCCTGGGGCGAGGCGCGGCGGCTGGTGTCGCTGGTGCGCGAGCAGGCCGGCGCCGCGGCGCCGAAGGGCGACGCCCCGCCGAACGAGCAGGGCGACGTGTACGCGAAGGCGCGGTTCGTGGACGGCCTGGTGCTCTACGCGTCCGGCGACGACGTCGGCGCGTCCGAGCAGTTCAAGCAGGTGGTCCGCCTGACGAACCCGAAGCGCGGCCGGGCCGCCGATCCGCAGCTCCGCGAGCTCGCGTTCCTGCAGCTCGCGCGCATCCACTACCAGAACCGGCAGAACCGCTACGCCATCTTCTACTACGGGAAGATGCCGTGGGGCGGCGAGAGCTGGCTCGAGGGGCTGTGGGAGGCGTCGTACGCCCACTACCGCATCGGCGACTACGAGAAGACGCTCGGCAACCTGCTCACGCTGCAGTCGCCGTACTTCAAGGACGAGTACTTCCCCGAGTCGTACGTCCTGAAGTCGATCGTCTACTACGAGAACTGCCGCTACCCCGAGGCGCGGCGCGTGCTCGAGACGTTCGCCGGGCTGTACCAGCCGGTCTACGACGAGCTGGTGAAGACCACCGCGGCGCAGCGGCCGCCCGCGGCGTACTACGACCTGCTCGACGCGGGCGTGCGCGCCGGCGCCCTCCCGCGCCGCATCATGAAGCTCGCGTTCACCGACCAGAACGTCCGCCAGCTCGCCCAGAGCGTCACGGAGGTCGAGGACGAGATGGACCGCGGCATCGGCGGGCGGCGCTCCGAGTTCCGCCAGTCGGCGCTGGCCAAGCGGCTGGGCGACCAGCTCCGGGCCGAGAAGGTGGCGCTGGTCGAGGAGGCCGGGGCCCGCACCCGCGCGAAGCTCGAGTGGGAGCGGGACCAGCTCCGCTCGCTGCTGGCGCAGGCGCTCCGCATCAAGATCGAGGTCTCGCGCAAGGAGCGCGAGGCGCTGGAGGGCTCGCTGGCCCGCGGCAGCCAGGTCGAGGTGGTGAAGGACCTGAAGTACTCCTCGGCCGTCTCCGACGAGCACCTGTACTGGCCGTACGAGGGCGAGTTCTGGCGCGACGAGCTCGGCACGTACTCGTACACGCTCACCCGCGGCTGCAAGGACCGCCTCTCGCGGCCCGGCACCGCCTCGAAGTAG
- the cglC gene encoding adventurous gliding motility lipoprotein CglC: MRPQVIRLIAALASAAALTACQNPNVGERCKLSWGSGDPPSPQTASGDYFESGNIGCEDLICIVSPAPEGSKYGGCSGDSCGYCSKPCVSDQDCYKSETGLVCDQVVLDPAFLASLDETTRQRYLGETQYSSYCVVPRQ; encoded by the coding sequence ATGCGTCCCCAGGTCATCCGATTGATCGCCGCGCTCGCCTCTGCCGCAGCGCTCACCGCTTGCCAGAACCCGAACGTCGGGGAGCGCTGCAAGCTCTCGTGGGGGAGCGGCGACCCGCCGAGCCCGCAGACCGCTTCCGGCGACTACTTCGAGTCCGGCAACATCGGCTGCGAGGACCTCATCTGCATCGTCTCACCGGCCCCGGAAGGCTCCAAGTACGGCGGCTGCTCCGGTGATTCGTGCGGATACTGCTCGAAGCCGTGCGTCTCCGACCAGGACTGCTACAAGTCCGAGACCGGCCTGGTCTGCGACCAGGTGGTGCTCGACCCGGCGTTCCTGGCCAGCCTCGACGAGACGACCCGCCAGCGCTACCTGGGCGAGACGCAGTACTCGTCCTACTGCGTCGTCCCGCGGCAGTGA
- a CDS encoding DUF192 domain-containing protein — MIGARAVVVLAAALACASPKAPEPARPAPRVIVETAAGASHAVRVEVARDEASRTRGLMERSSLAADAGMLFVFEESELHTFWMRNTLIPLDMIFVDDAGRVVGVVERAEPLTLSPRDVGVPSRYVLEVNGGWAAAHGVKAGDRVRFENVLY; from the coding sequence GTGATCGGCGCGCGCGCCGTGGTCGTGCTCGCCGCCGCGCTGGCGTGTGCCTCTCCCAAGGCACCCGAGCCGGCGCGCCCCGCCCCGCGCGTCATCGTCGAGACCGCGGCCGGCGCGAGCCACGCCGTCCGGGTCGAGGTCGCGCGCGACGAGGCCTCGCGCACGCGCGGCCTCATGGAGCGCTCCTCCCTCGCCGCGGACGCCGGGATGCTGTTCGTGTTCGAGGAGAGCGAGCTCCACACGTTCTGGATGCGCAACACGCTCATCCCCCTCGACATGATCTTCGTCGACGACGCCGGCCGCGTGGTCGGCGTGGTGGAGCGGGCCGAGCCCCTCACCCTGTCGCCCCGCGACGTGGGCGTGCCGAGCCGCTACGTGCTCGAGGTGAACGGCGGCTGGGCCGCGGCGCACGGCGTGAAGGCCGGCGACCGGGTGCGCTTCGAGAACGTGCTGTATTGA
- a CDS encoding outer membrane beta-barrel domain-containing protein produces MTTDGLTIRSLAARALAALALALLLAPLAARAQSKSDAFAGKIPPVSGALFQKAGRFELSLTGNLSLNDAFYAKRWGGLKLGYHPAEWLYVGAAVAAGSSTRTGSAVVCPSNGGCQDAADTQLYQVPGNLKMVTGLEVGWSPVYGKLNVFAERVAHFDLSVIAGADWISYEEVLSATQAEALAVSGGKPGTKSTIGGHVGLGFRVFFAEWIAARLEFKDYIYSVPVPNWQEGGAARDDIQNQLFTEIGLSFFFPFHNRAGH; encoded by the coding sequence ATGACGACCGACGGCCTGACGATCCGATCCCTCGCCGCACGCGCGCTCGCCGCGCTCGCGCTGGCGCTCCTGCTGGCGCCGCTCGCGGCGCGGGCGCAGAGCAAGTCCGACGCCTTCGCCGGCAAGATCCCGCCGGTCTCCGGCGCGCTCTTCCAGAAGGCCGGACGGTTCGAGCTCTCCCTCACCGGCAACCTCTCCCTCAACGACGCGTTCTACGCGAAGCGCTGGGGCGGCCTGAAGCTCGGCTATCACCCGGCGGAGTGGCTCTACGTGGGCGCGGCCGTGGCGGCCGGCAGCTCCACCCGGACCGGCTCCGCGGTGGTGTGCCCCTCCAACGGCGGCTGCCAGGACGCCGCCGACACGCAGCTCTACCAGGTCCCCGGCAACCTCAAGATGGTCACGGGCCTGGAGGTGGGCTGGTCGCCGGTGTACGGCAAGCTCAACGTGTTCGCGGAGCGCGTCGCGCACTTCGACCTCTCGGTGATCGCGGGTGCCGACTGGATCTCCTACGAGGAGGTGCTGTCGGCCACGCAGGCGGAGGCGCTCGCCGTCTCGGGCGGCAAGCCCGGCACGAAGAGCACGATCGGCGGCCACGTGGGGCTCGGCTTCCGCGTGTTCTTCGCCGAGTGGATCGCCGCCCGGCTGGAGTTCAAGGACTACATCTACTCGGTCCCGGTGCCCAACTGGCAGGAGGGCGGCGCGGCCCGGGACGACATCCAGAACCAGCTGTTCACCGAGATCGGGCTGTCGTTCTTCTTCCCGTTCCACAACCGGGCGGGGCACTAG